The nucleotide window ATCACTGCCTAGAAGGCGGATGGGGAGCCTAGCAGTGGCTCCGggcattcctcctcctcctcctcctcaggctgCCAAGCAGTTTGCCATCAGGAGCTGTCGCTGGCACTGAGCCCAACCTGTGTGCCCCTTTGCGTGAAACCCCCCTTCTCTTGCCTGCACCCGTTCACCTCACTGCTCGAAGCCACCCTACCTTGCCAGAAGCCCTGTGAGACCAACGCAAGCCCTGACCCGCTTGTACCCCCCACTAGACCCTGGTACCCCCCTGAAGGCGGAGGTTGGGAGGCTGTTTCTTCCCAGGGTCCTAGTGAAGTGCCTATGGTCGGTCGTGGCGCCTGAGGCCAGCCAGGCTGGGCAGCAGCTGGCACCTGGCTTCTGGGCCTTGGTCGCACCACGCCGCCGACCCCCAGGGCCTCAGTGGCAGCCCACTCCTAGCCTCCCAGGGCTCATTGGCTCTGCCTGCTTGCCCCCCACAGGTCCCTCCAGCTACAAGGTGGGCACCATGACTGAAAAGTTCGACTGCCACTACTGCAGGGACTCCCTCCAGGGGAAGAAGTATGTGCAGAAGGACGGCCACCACTGCTGCCTGAAATGCTTTGACAAGTTCTGCGCCAACACCTGCGTGGAGTGCCGGAAGCCCATCGGGGCAGACTCCAAGGTAGGGCAGCTGGCCCCGGGGTGGGGAGTGGTGGCAGGGGGATGGGCGTACAGGCAGGGGACACCCACGCAAGGCAGGGGGGACAGGGCTGTGGCATTAAGGGAGAAGAAGCCCTGGCTTCCTGGGTCAGTGCCCAGCACCTCCACACCAGTGTGAGGCTCCCCAGGTATCCGATGCAAGAGTTGCACAGGATGGGCCTTTCTTGCTCATGTAACTTCCTCACCTCGGCGTCTCCTTGTGTGACTCACAGAAACACTCACTGCAGGTGTAGTCCGCCCCTAGACACCTCCGTCTGGATGAGAGGGTCACTGCCTCCCACCCCATGCCCCCAGCGCCACTCACAGCAGCCCATCCCCTTGTGCTTGGTCTCCAGGAGGTGCACTATAAGAACCGCTACTGGCATGACACGTGCTTCCGCTGCGCCAAGTGCCTTCACCCCTTGGCCAATGAGACCTTTGTGGCCAAGGACAACAAGATCCTGTGCAACAAGTGCACCACCCGGGAGGACTCACCCAAGTGCAAGGGGTGCTTCAAGCCAATCGTGGCAGGTAGTGTCCCCTCTCCCCCCCGGGGCAGCCAGGGAGGAGGCCCCCCAGGGCAGAGATGATGCTGGGGGCTCGCGGTGGTGGGGTCGTGCTGCTGCGAGCCGTGCTCAGGTTTTAGCGTATATATGCACGCAAATATATACACGTATATCTGCGTACACATATATGctcgcacacacgcacacactcggCAACTAAAGAACGCTGGACAGAGCAGTCTGTGGCaagagaaagaagtgaaaagtATGTAGCGCTTTCTCATTTGGGTAGAGTGAGTGATCAAAGCATGCGTCCTCCTCAGGGTGGAATTCTGGGCCAGGcagtccccccacccacccactcccagTGAGTCTCCAGGTCAGGGCcatgggggcggggcagggcttCAGGCATCTGGTCCTGAAATACTACCTCTGGGGTCCCCTACCCTGGCACAGTCTGGATCAGCACAACCCCAGCTAGGATGGTAGAGGGGGCCCCCACATGAGAAGCGTGAGGCCAATGACTGCAGGGCCTGCATTCCCTCCCCTCTGGAGGGGCCTGGGCGGGGGTGAGTGGATGCAGTCCCCTGCAGGGGACTGCCAGTGGGGCTATCGGATggcttccccccgcccccgcaggagATCAAAATGTGGAGTACAAGAAGACCGTGTGGCACAAAGATTGCTTCACCTGCAGCAACTGCAAGCAAGTCATCGGGACTGGAAGCTTCTTCCCTAAAGGGGAGGACTTCTACTGTGTGACTTGCCATGAGACCAAATTTGCCAAGCACTGCGTGAAGTGCAACAAGGTACGTTGCCAAGGGAGTCGTGCGTTGACCGTTGTTTCTAGAAACGTTTGACAGTTTGGCAGAGCACTTGCACACACACTATCCCATTCCATCCTCACGACAGCCCTGCGATGTAGGAATTCTTATTCTCGGGTTGCAGATGAGGAGAGTGGGGTAGGAGCAGGCAGTGCCTGGGCCGAGTCTGGCTGTCCAGGGGCACGCTCGGCCCTGGCCCTGGAGGCCTGCCTCCTTCACCTGGTTGCTGTGCACCCTCCTGCAGGGGCTCgccttctctgagcctcggtgTCTTCGTCTGTAACTCGGGGATAATCATCGCACCTGCCTCCCATGGCCGTTGTGgcgattaaatgagatactgtatACCAAAGCgcccagcactgtgcctggcacgtagtaggcaTTCAACAAAATGGTTGTTGAATCTGAATCCGGTGCTACACTCCCTGGTCTAGGCCATCACATCTGGAGGAATCACTTACCAGGATCAGCCCTGGCATGCCGAGTGCTTTGTGTGTGTTACCTGCTCTAAGAAGCTGGCTGGGCAGCGTTTCACCGCTGTGGAGGACCAGTATTACTGCGTGGATTGCTACAAGAACTTTGTGGCCAAGAAGTGTGCTGGATGCAAGAACCCCATCACTGGTAGGCTAAAGAGTCCTTGCTAAGTCTGCCAGGCTAGGTCTTGCGCATGGTAACCATCTCTCATTTTCCTAAGTCGTCGGTGTCATCCACAAAAGCCCCAAAGAATGTCCTCTCCCCCTGCCATTGTGGTCCCGAAGGCCCCCTCCCAATAGTTTGGATCCTCCCCCAGGCCAGCTTAGCCTTTGCAATACAGAACACCTCCTGACTACTGCTGACTAACTAACGAAGCTGCCGGAGTTTCACGAGCCTGAGacccacggccacggccacgggCAGGCAGGCACTGCGCGTGCGCGCGGAGGGGAAcagcgggggagggcgggggagcaAGGGGTCCGGCGGGGGAAGGGAGAGgactgggggggcgggggaggacgaggaggggaggagggctggcgAGTGGCAAGCTGGGATTAGAAGTCCCCTAGTGGCAGGCTAGCTCAGAGGTAGCTGCGGGCAGCATTTTTTGCGATCAGAAGCAGAGCTGATCACTTCATTCCTCATCTCGCGGCCGCGATCCACGTGCCCTGGGCCCTTTCCCCGGGGAGCCTTGAAATGTACATTTGAGAAGACTTTTGCCATCCTCAGGGAAAAGGACTGTGTCAagagtgagccacccagtctcTAAAGCTAGGAAGCCCCCAGTGTGCCACGGGAAACGCTTGCCTCTCACCCTGTTTCCCAGCGCCAACCTCCGGGGCAGGCATCCGGGTGGAGAGAGGACTTGTCCCTCGTGGGTGGTGGTTCTTTATAGAAAAAATCGAAGCTTAGCAGCTCCTCGAGGCCCGGTAAGTGCATACCCCGCGAACAGCCCAAGTTTGCCTCCTGGTGGCCACTTTGATGCCATGGCCCTGACCTAAATCAAAGACACTGGTTATGCTGGGAGGTCGGTGCGCGTCACAGGGCGATAGCAGTGGCATGGGAATGTGGGTCCGTGGCCAAGCTCTGGCATCTTCTCAGGTCCTGGAGAAGCCGTGGCAGGgtggcggcggcgcgggggccaGCGCGTGGTGGAGGGCGGCCAGGGGCCGGGCAGATGCTGCCCCTGTGCTCTGGTCAGCTACGTGAACGGGCGAGGCGGCGGCCTGCCTCTCCTGCGGCGCCACTCAGCTTGCTCCtctgtttgcttttgttgtctcCCCAGGGTTTGGTAAAGGCTCCAGTGTGGTGGCCTATGAAGGACAATCCTGGCACGACTACTGCTTCCACTGCAAAAAATGCTCCATGAATCTGGCCAACAAGCGCTTTGTTTTCCATGAGGAGCAAGTGTATTGCCCCGACTGTGCCAAAAAGCTGTAAAGTGACAGGGGCTCCTGTCCTGTAAAATGGAATTGAGTCTTGTTCTCTGTGTCCTCGCCCTCTGCCCTGCACCACCCCTAGGGCCAGAGCGGCCTCTCACCTCTGAAGTTCTTCTGGctttgctcccattttacagtaTTACTCACATAAGGGCACACAGTGATCATTACTAGGATTTAGCAGCGAAGTTCACTTCTCTCCATAGCTGCAGTGATAAAACAAACACTTAGATAGATTGACTCTTCTGCATGTTTTACAATAGGGCAGAAAAGTGCTAATAACCATTTAGTTGCTTAGTGACGTAAGCAAGAAGTGTAACACACGAAGCCCCCACTGAGATGCGTCTCGTGGCTCAGCTGGGACCCACCGTGTCCTCAGGACACACAAGAGTTGCAGCGGCTGCTCCAACTCGGCTGCTCACCTGTTCCGTGAGCAGAAATCGAACTTACCGAAATGCATGGTTGAACTTCCTCATCGAAATCTCCTTCTGTTCTTTTGTGCTTTCAAATGACTAATACGAATTTCCAGAAAGTCAACATTTGAACTTAGCTGTAATTCTAAACtgaccttcccccacccccatactaACCTTCAATTTTCCCCACGTGGCGTGTTTTCTGAACGTTCCTACTTTCAAGCATGGAACATGCAGGTGATTTGCAAAGTGTAGGCAGACCCAAGAAAACGAGCCTGTTTCACAGGAACATCGCCACAGCGAATATTTCTGGAAGCTTAACAAAACTAACCCAGCtgcccttttgctttttttttgttgttgttgttgttgttgttgctgggtttttttttttttttgaatctttcattttaatgaatagtAACATAGTTTATGGGTTTGGAGACTTGCATGTCAATATTTTCGCCCCCTTCAAACGTGTCTGCCGTTTTGAAATTCATCCTACAGAAGTAGCCGTAACACTCTAGAAGGGTAGCTGAGCAGGCGCCAGGATGGTCCCTGACACAGATAGGACATTTCCAAGCAGTGGCAAGTGGAATACCTTGTAATGTAGTAGTTGCCTGCTCTTGGTCCATGTGGTGGAGGCCAGTCGAGTCCCTTCTCTTGTGATTCTTAGGAACATTCCCTCAGAGCCTCTCGATCTCTGGGGGAGCGGCCACCACCGTCATAGGCAGAACCAGACTTCCAAATAGTGCTCACCTGAGATGCAGGCTCACCTACTGGCTGTACTCCATCGACATTGTTATAGGACATAGTATAATGAGACAGTATCAAAAGTAAACATGTAATGACAGTGCATATTAACATTCTCGTAGGAGTGGTTAGCGAAGCCAATGCCTCCTTTCTACGTTTTGTCATTAGCTATTATCCTCTAACGTTTCAGTGTATCCTTACAGAAATAAAGCAGCATATAAATAACTGGCCTGGTCTCTTTACTTCTGCCCGTGGGGTTGCAATAAGGGGACCCTACTGATGCCAGAACCGCAGTgactgtttttccttccttcgaGCATGGACTCTGTCTGGTGCCATGGTGCATAGGAATTCTAAGCAAGATAAAATCTGCAATGGCACTTGGATCTAGTTACAAACAACAGAAACCCACTGACTCCAAATAAACATTTCACAGACATTTGCATCACTTAAGGGCACTGGTTTTCTTTGgccagagagcaggggtgggaacGGAGTAGCAGCTGAAGGGTGTCAGAGCATCACAGTCCCCTTTTTGTTGGCCTCGCTTTCCTGGTGCCCTGTGGAGTGTGGGTCTGTGGGACCACTGCTGTCAGGTGCTGCTCCCTCCACGCTTCTGGCCAGCCTGGAGGAGAGGGCGACAGTCCTATGAGCATCAGGTCCacagtaataaaaacaaagagcagGATCCCCTTGGTGCTAACACTGACCTGAGCACATTAGCAGGGAGTCAAAGCCTGTCAGCAAGAAACCATGGGCATTTTTTAAGGTCTTTATTTATTAGCATAAGCAGGGGAGGCGAGAGGCagagaagactccccactgagcagggagcccctgtgggactccatcccaggaccctgggatcataatctgagccgaagacagacacccaatcactgagccacccaggtgtgcccaaACCATGGGCAGTTTTATGAACAGGTGACCTCCCCTTGTCTGTTTCCTAGAGATTAGCAGTTAAAACCACAAAAAGGGTCTGTCTGATCATCTGGGGCCCCAAggttgcaggggtggggtggggaattgGGATGGCACTGCTCTGCTTCCCAAGTGAGCCACCAAGTTTCAGACATTGCGGCAGCAAGGGCCAGAGCCCAGAGGAGACCAGCCTGAGACCGAGAGGGGACTACATTCAGGATGCTTCCTCACGACACACCACTTGGTCTCCACCCCAGCAGACTTGGGTGCAGCCTTTGGGTGTCCCCAAGCAGCTCCTTCTGCCGGGGGCGCCCCACTCATTCCCACTGAGCTGGTGCTTGGCTCCCAGCAACTTCCCTCCCTAACATCCCTCATCTGCCCTACATGCCATGCCTGTCCTTAATCCTGTGTGACCCTTGGGCCTGCCTTATCCTACTTGGCCCGCAAAACTCCAGGGCACATCAGGGCAAAGTCTGCCTTGAAAAGGCTGcactgctgctgcccctgccagCGCCACACAGGCCAGGCCGCTGCCTCCTCCCTGTACCTCACAGGAAAACAGGTCTGGCTCTACGGCTTGCACTATAGCCCCAGTTTTCCAGGTTAGAAAACGCAAGTTCAGAGAGGTTGAGAGGTCTGCCGGAGGTCACACCAAGGAGTGACTGACCTCCAGCCTGTCCCTTAGGACCAGACATTGCCACAGAAACAGTGGGCCTCTGCAGGGTAGGGCCAGTGTCTGATGCATCACAATGAGGAACCTATCAGGTCTCTGCTTAGTAGTTTGAAGTAAGGAAGTAGGGGAGATTCCTAGTTAGCAACTTTTCATCAGATAACCCCTTTCTCTCTTGTAATTGGGGATGGGACTGTCCAAAACATACTGGTAGTTAACAGCGTGCGTTCTGGAGTGACtgccagggttcaaatcccagctgctCTGCCACTCACTATGCCACTAAGACCACGGGCAAGTTTACCTGACCTGAGCTTGTTTCTTtgcctataaaatgagaattccTACTTCCCAGAATCACATGCAGATTACATGAGTGCTTAGCAGGACTACTGACACCCAGTAAAAACACCATAGATTCATTTGTACTTCCAACACCAAGATGGTCTGTTAGTTAACCTAGTATGGAAGCTGCAAGACACTTACCACTCCCAAAGCAGGATGGAGTGTTGGCTTTACAATCAGACTTGAATTTGAGCATCAGCTCTGCCTCTTCCTAATTGTATGATGTTGAACAACTGCCAATCTCCACAAATCTGTGTTCTCCTAGGTAAAAACAAATACCTACCCTCACAGGGTTTAAAACAATGCCTAATAAAGTCCCTGGCATATGGCACGTGTAAATGTAACTACACTTACTAGGAGACTTGGGGAACCCTTGCACACATGCCTCCAGAAACCCTGGAACTGTATTGGTGGGAAGGGAGACCAACAGCAAGGTAGCCTCTCCTGGCCTGCTTCAACAAACCACATCTGCATGGCCCGGGGGCATCCAACAGGCCACAGGGAATTGACCCCTGACAAAATGTGGCAGCTAGCCTGCCTCTGGACTTTGGCTTCTTGGCACCAGCTCCTGCTGCTCTGTCTTGTTTCCTGATCCTCTGGCTCTCACCACAAGGAATGATTCCTCAGGACTAAAAGGGGCTCCAATTGTAGCACAAAGTCACACAAAAATGCACACgaggaatgcctaggtggctcagcagttgggcatctgcctttggctcagtcctcggattgagtcccacatggggcttcctgcctggagcctgcttctccctctgcctgtatctctcatgaataaataaaacatttttttaaaacgcACATGAAGTCATACAGCAAGCTCACAGCCACCTCAGCTAAGGCTTGGGACTGTAAGTCCCTGTCTGGCATCCTTTATGGTATCCCACACTGCACTGGTGTGATTGCCAAGGTTTGGAGCTGTTCACAGGCTCTGTGCCTGCACA belongs to Canis lupus familiaris isolate Mischka breed German Shepherd chromosome X, alternate assembly UU_Cfam_GSD_1.0, whole genome shotgun sequence and includes:
- the FHL1 gene encoding four and a half LIM domains protein 1 isoform X2 — protein: MTEKFDCHYCRDSLQGKKYVQKDGHHCCLKCFDKFCANTCVECRKPIGADSKEVHYKNRYWHDTCFRCAKCLHPLANETFVAKDNKILCNKCTTREDSPKCKGCFKPIVAGDQNVEYKKTVWHKDCFTCSNCKQVIGTGSFFPKGEDFYCVTCHETKFAKHCVKCNKAITSGGITYQDQPWHAECFVCVTCSKKLAGQRFTAVEDQYYCVDCYKNFVAKKCAGCKNPITGKRTVSRVSHPVSKARKPPVCHGKRLPLTLFPSANLRGRHPGGERTCPSWVVVLYRKNRSLAAPRGPGLVKAPVWWPMKDNPGTTTASTAKNAP
- the FHL1 gene encoding four and a half LIM domains protein 1 isoform X3, translating into MASHRHSGPSSYKVGTMTEKFDCHYCRDSLQGKKYVQKDGHHCCLKCFDKFCANTCVECRKPIGADSKEVHYKNRYWHDTCFRCAKCLHPLANETFVAKDNKILCNKCTTREDSPKCKGCFKPIVAGDQNVEYKKTVWHKDCFTCSNCKQVIGTGSFFPKGEDFYCVTCHETKFAKHCVKCNKAITSGGITYQDQPWHAECFVCVTCSKKLAGQRFTAVEDQYYCVDCYKNFVAKKCAGCKNPITGFGKGSSVVAYEGQSWHDYCFHCKKCSMNLANKRFVFHEEQVYCPDCAKKL
- the FHL1 gene encoding four and a half LIM domains protein 1 isoform X1, producing the protein MASHRHSGPSSYKVGTMTEKFDCHYCRDSLQGKKYVQKDGHHCCLKCFDKFCANTCVECRKPIGADSKEVHYKNRYWHDTCFRCAKCLHPLANETFVAKDNKILCNKCTTREDSPKCKGCFKPIVAGDQNVEYKKTVWHKDCFTCSNCKQVIGTGSFFPKGEDFYCVTCHETKFAKHCVKCNKAITSGGITYQDQPWHAECFVCVTCSKKLAGQRFTAVEDQYYCVDCYKNFVAKKCAGCKNPITGKRTVSRVSHPVSKARKPPVCHGKRLPLTLFPSANLRGRHPGGERTCPSWVVVLYRKNRSLAAPRGPGLVKAPVWWPMKDNPGTTTASTAKNAP